A single Montipora foliosa isolate CH-2021 chromosome 7, ASM3666993v2, whole genome shotgun sequence DNA region contains:
- the LOC138009630 gene encoding ATP-dependent DNA helicase RecQ-like, translated as MAAYLDAAIASALKKAGKDENFRLKSEQRTIIEAVVCSKKDVLGVLPTGFGKSLVFHLLSDVFDFVDAKGSATKTKAITIVVSPLNALIRDQIGKLDYLGAIILDGAKRTNHLATSLATEGKLQLIFSHPELLLENNTKAMLKTTNFHRNVRCIVVDEAHLVDDWKEFRPAFGKLDTICSIFPDVPIMALTATATKSKKEKIELKAKRSAMPLTIFYGDLEGCSESFLYFSSELGDNQYEPLHADKKAKNRLFTQYHAQYPKHEQERIMEELTKRKYCPKIRRVIHLGVPYTMEEYFQEAGRAGRDGLPAKATIYYNAYDTSKAKRGLQDIMIKFVKSTSDCKREIILQYFGYQAPNRTDGGHDCCDYHRGICSCELCVIEAKKSKFVPEVDLQSTCTAPAGSITVSKEQRDLFRQRLLTFRDTLGTSRSCVGSVSLSTGFNLELVDAAVQNIEHLDSFGSILSSLPVFSEDNAKAIFDILQTVIGKLDS; from the exons atggcggcctaCTTGGATGCAGCTATCGCGTCTGCCTTAAAGAAAGCAGGGAAAGACGAAAACTTTCGCTTAAAATCTGAGCAAAGGACAATAATCGAAGCCGTAGTTTGTTCTAAAAAAGATGTGTTAGGTGTTTTGCCGACGGGTTTCGGAAAGTCCCTTGTTTTCCATCTGTTAAGTGATGTTTTTGATTTTGTCGATGCTAAAGGTTCGGCCACAAAGACTAAAGCTATCACCATTGTCGTATCGCCACTAAATGCACTTATCAGAGATCAGATAGGCAAACTGGACTACCTTGGAGCTATTATTCTCGATGGAGCGAAAAGGACCAACCATTTAGCAACGTCCTTAGCAACAGAGGGCAAACTGCAACTGATATTTTCACACCCAGAACTTCTTCTCGAGAACAACACAAAAGCGATGCTGAAAACAACCAACTTTCACAGAAATGTACGTTGCATTGTAGTAGATGAAGCGCATTTAGTGGACGACTG GAAAGAGTTTCGCCCAGCATTTGGGAAGCTTGATACCATATGCAGTATTTTTCCAGATGTGCCCATTATGGCCCTAACTGCCACTGCTACAAAGAGCAAGAAAGAAAAGATT gaattaaaagcaaaaagGTCAGCCATGccattaacaattttttatgGGGACCTGGAGGGCTGTTCTGAAAGCTTTTTATATTTCAGCTCTGAGCTGGGTGATAATCAGTATGAGCCACTCCATGCAGACAAAAAGGCCAAGAACAGGCTATTTACTCAATATCATGCGCAATACCCAAAACATGAACAAGAACGCATTATGGAAGAACTTACTAAAAGGAAAT ACTGCCCTAAAATAAGAAGAGTAATTCATCTGGGTGTGCCTTACACCATGGAGGAGTACTTCCAGGAAGCTGGCCGTGCTGGAAGGGATGGTCTACCAGCCAAAGCTACAATTTATTACAATGCATATGACACTAGTAAAGCGAAACGTGGGCTACAAGATATTATGATCAAGTTTGTGAAATCAACATCTGATTGCAAACGTGAAATTATTCTCCAATATTTTGGGTATCAAGCTCCAAACAGAACTGATGGTGGTCATGATTGCTGTGACTACCATAGAGGCATATGCTCTTGTGAACTTTGTGTAATTGAAGCTAAGAAATCAAAATTTGTCCCTGAAGTTGATCTGCAGAGTACATGTACAGCACCTGCCGGTTCCATCACTGTTTCCAAAGAACAGAGAGACCTTTTTCGTCAGAGGCTGCTTACTTTTCGTGATACCCTGGGTACTTCCAGGTCTTGTGTTGGCAGTGTGAGCTTGTCAACTGGTTTCAACTTAGAGTTAGTTGATGCAGCAGTACAAAACATTGAGCACTTAGATTCCTTTGGGAGTATTTTGTCCTCCTTACCTGTTTTCAGTGAAGACAATGCAAAAGCTATTTTTGACATTTTACAAACTGTCATAGGTAAGCTAGACAGCTAG
- the LOC138009631 gene encoding uncharacterized protein yields the protein MDWDAKNLPERWKCFRQHVELMFSGPLAAKKEEEKCSYLLIWCGEKGQDIANTWSDVSDDDKKKLKTYFERFANHVEPKCNPVFSRYKFHKRVQAESETVEQFVKDLKLLVRDCSFKEPDEMIRDKIVFGTNSRKIREKLINEGKELTLDKAIDIARTYEMSQSQMKSMEAGDEAVHSVNRDQRSRKDPPKPHTDPPQRGACGTCGKTHAKDSCPAMGKTCLKCKKANHFANMCKTRDQKVHEVSDNPYQVSDSLFVESISEDVNQTNQVFVDIEIGNKKIPGSFKLDTGAQVNVIPLHVFHQLKCNNLESTTQRLFGYSGKPLKVEGKCTLACSYKGTQGQHNFYVVSTQTPPILGLSSCLSLNLIQLVFSVEERQGSDTVYQTPGDILTEYKDVFEGLRSFPGVHKIRLKPEVNPVIHPPQKVLIAL from the coding sequence ATGGACTGGGACGCCAAAAATTTACCCGAACGCTGGAAATGCTTCCGCCAACATGTGGAACTCATGTTCAGTGGTCCGCTCGCTGCaaagaaagaggaagaaaagTGTAGTTATTTGCTGATATGGTGTGGCGAGAAAGGACAAGACATTGCCAACACTTGGAGTGATGTTTCTGATGACGATAAAAAGAAGCTCAAGACGTATTTTGAGAGATTTGCGAATCATGTGGAACCGAAATGCAATCCAGTATTTTCCCGCTACAAGTTTCACAAAAGAGTGCAAGCAGAGTCAGAAACGGTAGAACAATTCGTAAAAGACCTGAAGCTTCTGGTTAGAGATTGTTCCTTTAAGGAACCCGACGAGATGATTCGtgacaaaattgtttttggaacAAACTCTCGTAAGATTCGAGAAAAGTTAATTAACGAAGGGAAAGAGCTGACCCTTGACAAGGCCATAGACATTGCCCGAACATATGAAATGTCACAATCACAAATGAAGTCAATGGAGGCAGGCGACGAAGCCGTACACAGTGTGAATAGAGATCAGCGATCCAGAAAAGATCCTCCAAAGCCACATACGGATCCCCCACAGCGAGGTGCGTGTGGCACATGCGGAAAGACCCACGCAAAGGATTCATGCCCAGCCATGGGGAAAACGTGCCTAAAGTGCAAAAAGGCAAACCACTTCGCCAACATGTGTAAAACACGAGACCAGAAAGTACACGAGGTCAGTGATAACCCTTATCAAGTAAGTGACAGTTTGTTTGTAGAATCTATCTCAGAAGATGTCAACCAAACCAACCAAGTATTTGTAGACATTGAGATTGGAAACAAGAAGATACCAGGAAGTTTCAAACTTGATACTGGGGCCCAAGTGAATGTTATACCTTTACATGTGTTCCACCAACTTAAGTGTAATAATCTGGAGAGCACAACACAGAGGCTGTTTGGCTACAGTGGCAAACCCCTCAAGGTGGAAGGAAAGTGCACTTTAGCTTGTTCATACAAAGGAACACAGGGGCAACACAATTTTTATGTAGTGTCAACCCAAACACCTCCAATACTGGGATTATCATCGTGCTTATCACTAAACCTGATTCAGCTAGTCTTCTCTGTAGAAGAAAGACAGGGCAGTGACACTGTCTATCAAACCCCAGGGGACATATTAACTGAGTACAAAGACGTCTTTGAAGGGTTGCGATCATTTCCAGGAGTACACAAAATCCGACTGAAACCTGAAGTCAACCCTGTGATTCATCCGCCACAAAAAGTCCTAATAGCTCTCTGA